A stretch of Natator depressus isolate rNatDep1 chromosome 2, rNatDep2.hap1, whole genome shotgun sequence DNA encodes these proteins:
- the LOC141981248 gene encoding ly6/PLAUR domain-containing protein 2-like, which produces MKGLLSVLLAAVLCVELAHTLQCYTCQEPMSSPLCMTISNCSTDDIMCKTVMYSREEVYPFVGDSTVVKSCAQKCIPSDVDEIGSSRPTFCCNSDLCNQDGAVSIQISYVAMGISASFLCVLLRTGL; this is translated from the exons ATGAAGGGGCTTCTGTCTGTTCTGCTGGCTGCCGTTCTGTGCGTGGAGCTAG CCCACACCTTGCAATGTTACACATGCCAGGAGCCGATGAGCTCCCCTCTGTGCATGACCATCAGCAACTGCTCCACGGATGACATCATGTGCAAGACAGTAATGTACTCCCGAGAGGAAG TTTACCCCTTCGTGGGCGACTCAACGGTCGTCAAGTCATGCGCTCAGAAATGCATCCCATCCGACGTGGATGAGATCGGGAGTTCTCGCCCCACCTTCTGCTGTAACTCTGACTTGTGCAACCAGGATGGGGCGGTCAGCATACAAATCAGCTACGTGGCGATGGGGATTTCAGCCAGTTTCCTCTGCGTCCTCCTCAGGACTGGGCTGTGA